In Micromonospora sp. WMMD980, the following are encoded in one genomic region:
- a CDS encoding ABC transporter ATP-binding protein, whose product MSAAVEVRDLRVELGGSPVLAGVDLTVAVGEWVTVIGPNGAGKSTLLRAVGGLLPAPDAVSLFGTPIRALRRRDRARVVATVAQSPVVPAGMAVFDYVLLGRTPYMPPLGRESATDVAAVREVLDRLDLGGFGRRELATLSGGERQRVFLARALAQGATLLLLDEPTSALDIGHQQEVLELVDQLRREHDLTVLATMHDLSITGEYADRLVLLADGRVAATGPPDEVLTEELLARHYRAHVRVIPGPHGPHVVPLRRV is encoded by the coding sequence GTGAGCGCCGCCGTCGAGGTGCGGGACCTGCGGGTGGAACTGGGCGGCAGCCCGGTCCTGGCCGGCGTCGACCTGACCGTCGCGGTGGGCGAGTGGGTCACCGTCATCGGCCCCAACGGCGCCGGCAAGTCGACCCTGCTGCGCGCCGTCGGCGGCCTGCTGCCCGCGCCGGACGCCGTCTCCCTCTTCGGTACGCCGATTCGCGCACTACGCCGGCGCGACCGGGCCCGGGTGGTGGCCACGGTGGCGCAGTCGCCGGTGGTGCCGGCCGGCATGGCGGTCTTCGACTACGTCCTGCTGGGGCGCACCCCCTACATGCCGCCGCTGGGCCGGGAATCCGCCACCGACGTGGCCGCCGTGCGCGAGGTGCTGGATCGGCTGGACCTGGGCGGGTTCGGCCGCCGCGAGCTGGCCACCCTCTCCGGCGGGGAGCGGCAGCGGGTGTTCCTGGCCCGGGCGCTGGCCCAGGGCGCCACCCTGCTGCTGCTCGACGAGCCGACGAGCGCGCTCGACATCGGGCACCAGCAGGAGGTGTTGGAGCTGGTCGACCAGCTCCGCCGCGAGCACGACCTGACCGTGCTGGCGACCATGCACGACCTCTCCATCACCGGCGAGTACGCCGACCGCCTGGTGCTGCTCGCCGACGGCCGGGTGGCCGCCACCGGCCCGCCCGACGAGGTGCTCACCGAGGAGTTGCTGGCCCGCCACTACCGCGCCCACGTCCGGGTGATTCCCGGCCCGCACGGCCCGCACGTCGTTCCCCTCCGCCGCGTGTAA
- a CDS encoding ABC transporter permease: MPLALVHARYQLLEIIRIPVAVVGSAFFPAAAMLFFVVPFAGDDVTAATYATAAMVTFATMSANIFQYGVGVAEDRDQPWNPYTRTLPAGPTPRLAGRILAGLVLTYLSMVPVVVIAAVATAARVTPAQFLLGLVAVAVISVPFTLLGLAIGYSLPSKAAIVVAQVLFFPLAFGGGLLSAPDDAPGFVKAIAPYLPTRGAVELMWAAVAGWEPDPKALVMLVVWVLVLAGVAGWAYRRDEGRRFS; this comes from the coding sequence GTGCCGCTCGCCCTCGTCCACGCCCGCTACCAGCTCCTGGAGATCATCCGGATCCCGGTGGCGGTGGTCGGCAGCGCGTTCTTCCCCGCCGCCGCGATGCTCTTCTTCGTGGTGCCGTTCGCCGGCGACGACGTCACCGCGGCCACCTACGCCACCGCCGCGATGGTCACGTTCGCGACCATGAGCGCAAACATCTTCCAGTACGGCGTGGGCGTCGCCGAGGATCGCGACCAGCCCTGGAACCCGTACACCAGGACGCTGCCGGCCGGGCCCACGCCACGGCTGGCCGGGCGGATCCTGGCCGGCCTGGTCCTGACGTACCTGTCGATGGTGCCGGTGGTGGTGATCGCCGCGGTGGCCACCGCGGCGCGGGTGACCCCGGCGCAGTTCCTGCTCGGGCTCGTCGCGGTCGCCGTGATCTCCGTGCCGTTCACCCTGCTCGGCCTCGCGATCGGCTACTCCCTGCCGAGCAAGGCGGCGATCGTGGTGGCGCAGGTGCTCTTCTTCCCGCTGGCGTTCGGCGGCGGGCTGCTCTCCGCGCCGGACGACGCGCCCGGCTTCGTCAAGGCGATCGCCCCCTACCTGCCGACCCGGGGTGCCGTGGAGCTGATGTGGGCGGCGGTCGCCGGCTGGGAGCCCGACCCGAAGGCGCTGGTCATGCTGGTGGTCTGGGTGCTGGTGCTCGCCGGGGTCGCCGGCTGGGCCTACCGGCGGGACGAGGGACGCCGCTTCAGCTGA
- a CDS encoding ABC transporter substrate-binding protein has product MTRRTPRLFAAALAAGALLLGGCAEKTSNDTPATGASGGAFPVSVGNLTLEKRPEKIVSLSPTSTEMLFAVGAGKQVTAVDDQSNYPADAPKSDLSGYQPNAEAIAAKSPDLVVIANDTNKIASQLVALKIPVLLAPAAATLDDTYRQLTDLGKLTGHPAEADAVVRKMKDDITAITKDLPKRAEKLTYYHELGPELYSATSKTFIGTIYALAGLENIADPADAGGKSGGYPQLSQEVIVKANPDFVFLADTKCCQQSADTVKARSGWAGVTAVKNNQVVALDDDVASRWGPRVVDLLKVIVDATAKVPA; this is encoded by the coding sequence GTGACCCGACGTACCCCCCGGCTTTTCGCCGCCGCGCTCGCGGCCGGCGCGCTGCTTCTCGGCGGCTGCGCCGAGAAGACCTCGAACGACACCCCCGCCACCGGCGCCTCCGGCGGCGCCTTCCCGGTCAGCGTCGGCAACCTGACCCTGGAGAAGCGTCCCGAGAAGATCGTCTCGCTCTCGCCCACCTCGACCGAGATGCTGTTCGCCGTCGGCGCCGGCAAGCAGGTCACCGCCGTGGATGACCAGTCGAACTACCCGGCGGACGCGCCGAAGAGCGACCTCTCCGGCTACCAGCCGAACGCCGAGGCGATCGCCGCGAAGAGCCCCGACCTCGTGGTGATCGCCAACGACACCAACAAGATCGCCAGCCAGCTCGTCGCGTTGAAGATCCCGGTCCTGCTCGCCCCGGCCGCGGCCACCCTCGACGACACCTACCGGCAGCTCACCGACCTGGGCAAGCTCACCGGCCACCCGGCCGAGGCGGACGCCGTGGTGCGGAAGATGAAGGACGACATCACGGCGATCACCAAGGACCTGCCCAAGCGCGCCGAGAAGCTGACCTACTACCACGAGCTGGGCCCGGAGCTGTACAGCGCCACCAGCAAGACCTTCATCGGCACCATTTACGCCCTCGCGGGGCTGGAGAACATCGCCGACCCGGCCGACGCCGGTGGCAAGAGCGGCGGCTACCCGCAGCTCTCCCAGGAGGTCATCGTCAAGGCCAACCCCGACTTCGTCTTCCTGGCCGACACCAAGTGCTGCCAGCAGAGCGCCGACACGGTCAAGGCGCGCAGCGGCTGGGCCGGTGTCACCGCCGTCAAGAACAACCAGGTCGTGGCGCTCGACGACGACGTCGCCTCGCGCTGGGGCCCGCGCGTGGTCGACCTGCTCAAGGTGATCGTCGACGCCACCGCCAAGGTCCCGGCCTGA
- a CDS encoding VOC family protein, with amino-acid sequence MNGVEPGTPCWTDLATPGLEDAKRFYPELFGWTGRVSTVPDAGGYTVFCKDGRAVAGAGPPATPDQVPIWSTYVATDDADLVATRVEAAGGQVLVSPFDVSGQGRMAVLADPAGAVFSVWQPMAMRGAELFNAPGAMCWNELVTPDPEGAREFYALVFGWHAEDRPAGSVPYVGWRCGARIIAGMLARAEPQSEDLPAYWTVYFAVEDADATAARAAELGGTVLVPPRDNPAGRSAALRDPDGALFSISTLR; translated from the coding sequence GTGAACGGCGTCGAGCCCGGCACACCCTGCTGGACCGACCTGGCCACCCCCGGCCTGGAGGACGCGAAGCGGTTCTATCCGGAGCTGTTCGGGTGGACCGGGCGGGTCTCCACCGTGCCGGACGCCGGGGGCTACACCGTCTTCTGCAAGGACGGCCGGGCCGTTGCCGGAGCGGGGCCGCCGGCCACGCCGGACCAGGTGCCGATCTGGTCCACGTACGTGGCGACCGACGACGCCGACCTGGTCGCCACCCGGGTGGAGGCGGCCGGCGGGCAGGTGCTGGTGTCCCCGTTCGACGTCAGCGGGCAGGGGCGGATGGCGGTGCTCGCCGACCCGGCCGGCGCGGTCTTCAGCGTCTGGCAGCCGATGGCGATGCGGGGTGCGGAACTGTTCAACGCGCCCGGCGCGATGTGCTGGAACGAGCTGGTCACCCCCGACCCGGAGGGGGCGCGGGAGTTCTACGCGCTGGTCTTCGGTTGGCACGCCGAGGACCGGCCGGCCGGGTCGGTGCCCTACGTCGGGTGGCGCTGCGGGGCGCGCATCATCGCCGGCATGCTGGCGCGGGCCGAGCCGCAGTCGGAGGACCTGCCCGCGTACTGGACGGTCTACTTCGCGGTGGAGGACGCCGACGCCACCGCGGCGCGGGCCGCCGAGCTGGGCGGCACCGTCCTCGTGCCGCCCCGCGACAACCCGGCCGGCCGCTCCGCCGCCCTCCGCGACCCCGATGGCGCCCTCTTCTCCATCTCCACCCTCCGCTGA
- a CDS encoding iron ABC transporter permease → MPGPRRGAAHADAPARPAGLRKRWLFAGLVAVLVALVAGVSFGPVSLPPGSVAAELLNLLPGVHLESGLTEREVAIVTELRLPRVVLGLLVGALLALAGGCYQGVFRNPLADPYLLGVAAGAGFAVTVAIVLGAGAGGALTGLPVTIPLAAFVGSLGAVVLTYLLGVAGGRDRSPAALILAGVAVSAFFSAGQTYLLQQHSDSIQQVYSWLLGRLATAGWHDVLLVLPYFALTAVVVLAHRRELDVLAVGDDEATSLGLHPQRSRYLLIVAASLGTAAAVSASGLIGFVGIIVPHTVRLLAGASHRVILPLSMLFGGAFLALTDVVARTAAAPAEIPIGVVTAVLGGPFFVLILRTARGMRA, encoded by the coding sequence CTGCCCGGACCCCGTCGGGGCGCGGCCCACGCCGACGCCCCGGCCCGGCCCGCCGGGCTGCGCAAGCGCTGGCTGTTCGCCGGCCTGGTGGCGGTGCTCGTCGCGCTGGTGGCCGGCGTCTCCTTCGGCCCGGTCAGCCTGCCGCCCGGCAGCGTCGCGGCCGAACTGCTCAACCTGCTGCCCGGGGTGCACCTGGAGAGCGGGCTCACCGAGCGGGAGGTCGCCATCGTCACCGAACTGCGCCTGCCCCGGGTGGTCCTCGGCCTGCTCGTCGGCGCGCTGCTCGCCCTGGCCGGCGGCTGCTACCAGGGCGTCTTCCGCAACCCGCTGGCCGACCCGTACCTGCTCGGGGTGGCCGCCGGGGCCGGGTTCGCGGTCACCGTGGCGATCGTGCTCGGCGCCGGGGCCGGCGGGGCGCTCACCGGCCTGCCGGTCACCATCCCGCTCGCCGCGTTCGTCGGCTCGCTCGGCGCGGTCGTGCTGACCTACCTGCTCGGCGTCGCCGGCGGGCGGGACCGCTCCCCGGCCGCGCTGATCCTGGCCGGGGTGGCGGTCTCGGCGTTCTTCTCCGCCGGGCAGACCTATTTGCTGCAACAGCACTCGGACAGCATCCAGCAGGTCTACTCCTGGCTGCTCGGCCGGCTGGCCACCGCCGGGTGGCACGACGTGCTGCTGGTTCTGCCCTACTTCGCGCTCACCGCCGTGGTGGTGCTGGCGCACCGGCGCGAGCTGGACGTGCTCGCCGTCGGCGACGACGAGGCCACCAGCCTCGGGCTGCACCCGCAGCGCTCCCGCTACCTGCTGATCGTCGCCGCCTCGCTGGGCACCGCCGCCGCCGTCTCCGCCTCCGGCCTGATCGGCTTCGTCGGCATCATCGTGCCGCACACCGTCCGGCTGCTCGCCGGCGCCAGCCACCGGGTGATCCTGCCGCTGTCCATGCTCTTCGGCGGTGCGTTCCTCGCGCTGACCGACGTGGTGGCCCGCACCGCCGCCGCTCCGGCCGAGATCCCGATCGGCGTGGTCACCGCGGTGCTCGGCGGCCCGTTCTTCGTGCTGATCCTGCGTACCGCCCGCGGGATGCGCGCGTGA